The following proteins are encoded in a genomic region of Chloracidobacterium sp.:
- a CDS encoding HIT domain-containing protein: MDVLWSPWRYDYITKASASSAKCAFCGILQNSATDEDNFILHRAEFNFVVLNIYPYTSGHLMVVPFDHTASPVAASKASTDEMMDLVRRSAEAIAQTYDPDGMNIGMNLGKAAGAGVAEHYHMHVLPRWTGDVNFMTAIGQTRNLPESLPDTYRRLAPLF, encoded by the coding sequence ATGGATGTCCTTTGGAGCCCTTGGCGCTACGACTACATCACAAAAGCCTCAGCTTCATCAGCGAAGTGCGCTTTTTGCGGGATACTTCAGAACTCGGCTACTGACGAGGATAATTTTATCCTCCACAGGGCCGAGTTCAACTTTGTGGTACTCAATATCTATCCTTACACATCAGGCCATCTGATGGTCGTCCCCTTCGATCACACCGCATCACCTGTTGCCGCCTCAAAAGCTTCGACCGACGAAATGATGGATCTTGTGCGGCGTTCCGCAGAGGCCATCGCACAGACCTACGACCCTGACGGAATGAATATCGGCATGAATCTTGGTAAAGCCGCCGGAGCAGGTGTCGCAGAACATTACCATATGCATGTTCTGCCGAGATGGACGGGAGATGTCAATTTCATGACAGCTATCGGCCAGACGCGCAACCTTCCTGAAAGCCTGCCGGACACTTATCGCAGGCTCGCACCTCTTTTCTAG
- a CDS encoding HU family DNA-binding protein, producing MTKADLVERVAREADMTKKDAEQLVEIIFDSITHSLNKGEKIELRGFGSFRVRERNSRKGRNPKTGDPVEIPAKRVAYFKPGKELKELINNA from the coding sequence ATGACAAAAGCCGATCTGGTTGAGAGAGTTGCCCGCGAAGCGGACATGACCAAAAAGGATGCCGAGCAGCTTGTCGAGATAATCTTCGACAGCATCACGCATTCGCTGAATAAGGGTGAAAAGATCGAGCTTCGCGGATTTGGCAGTTTTCGTGTTCGCGAACGCAACTCGCGCAAGGGCCGAAATCCCAAGACCGGTGATCCTGTCGAGATACCGGCAAAGCGTGTTGCCTATTTCAAGCCCGGCAAGGAACTCAAGGAGCTGATCAACAACGCTTAG
- a CDS encoding type IV pilus twitching motility protein PilT, with product MSTRIDDLLRMAMSFGASDLHLRAGSFPVIRVTGELKPLTGVAKMSQDETLEMAFSMMSNRQKQHFKEAFEVDIGYGVPGLGRFRVNIFQQRNSIGIVARVISDSIRSFAELGLPPILSNVAEERRGLVIVTGTTGSGKSTTLAAIVDHINQNRNCHIVTIEDPIEYLHKDKQSFVTQREVDVDTRNFAEALRGSLRQDPDVILVGEMRDLETIETALVAAETGHLVLSTLHTLDASETLTRIISAFPPYQQRSVRIQLAGLLRAVVSQRLMRSAKGNSRIPAVEVLISTPLIRDYILHEDKTNAIRDAIAAGTSQYGMQTFDQSLFYLYQSGLISLDEALRGSTNPDEFRLRLAGIHNTTTIAKEEMERSSGVGRIGDIITRH from the coding sequence ATGTCCACGCGAATAGACGACCTTCTGAGAATGGCCATGAGCTTTGGTGCCTCTGACCTGCACCTGCGGGCAGGCTCATTTCCTGTCATCCGCGTAACGGGCGAGCTTAAGCCGCTCACCGGCGTTGCCAAAATGTCGCAGGATGAGACGCTCGAAATGGCGTTCTCGATGATGTCGAACAGGCAGAAGCAGCATTTCAAAGAGGCTTTCGAGGTCGATATCGGCTACGGTGTTCCGGGGTTGGGGAGATTTCGCGTGAATATCTTTCAGCAGCGCAACTCGATCGGTATCGTCGCCCGCGTAATATCCGATTCGATACGCTCGTTCGCTGAATTGGGCTTGCCGCCGATACTGTCAAACGTTGCCGAAGAGCGGCGTGGACTTGTAATTGTTACGGGAACGACCGGTTCGGGCAAATCGACCACGCTTGCCGCCATTGTCGATCACATCAATCAAAACCGAAACTGCCACATTGTTACGATCGAGGATCCGATCGAGTACCTCCACAAGGACAAACAATCATTCGTGACGCAGCGTGAGGTCGATGTGGACACGCGCAACTTTGCCGAGGCATTGCGCGGCAGCCTTCGTCAGGATCCGGATGTGATACTCGTGGGCGAAATGCGCGACCTTGAGACCATTGAGACGGCCCTTGTTGCGGCAGAAACCGGGCATCTCGTCCTATCAACTCTGCATACGCTCGATGCTTCAGAAACTCTAACCCGAATCATTTCAGCATTTCCGCCATATCAACAGCGGAGCGTAAGGATACAGCTTGCAGGCCTTCTGCGTGCGGTAGTCTCACAGCGGTTGATGCGTTCAGCAAAGGGCAACAGCCGGATACCGGCTGTCGAAGTGCTGATCTCGACGCCGCTCATACGCGATTACATCCTTCACGAAGACAAGACCAACGCAATTCGTGATGCGATCGCCGCCGGCACTTCGCAGTATGGAATGCAGACGTTCGATCAATCGCTATTCTACCTATACCAGTCAGGCCTTATCTCGCTTGACGAGGCACTTCGCGGCTCAACAAATCCGGATGAATTCCGCCTTCGCCTTGCCGGCATCCACAACACCACGACCATTGCAAAGGAAGAAATGGAACGATCAAGCGGCGTCGGAAGGATCGGTGACATAATAACCCGACATTGA
- a CDS encoding gluconolaconase — translation MSIIPKVNSIYPKFAIPGGEISINCEGFTVDHYRGFSVIIGGRRAEISSASSTHILVRVPEGIERSETELILSSGGVQSAPVRFIVGRLIVSDMHIVANPAVDPDDDSIIVTRSGGRGQQLDATLFRVRGDGDVEEMADAILNPTGVAFGRDGTLYVTARAEGEVYSIDRRGRSSLHATGLGVATGIAFDPQGQMYVGDRTGTIYRVDSFFNISVFASLEASIAAYHLAFGPSDHLFVTSPGLASHDRIFDIDKDGSKTAFGMGFGRPQGLAFDTEGRLYAAACYQGRHGIVRISADRGSVSHFVAGNNVIGLCFSRNGEMLVATGDSLYSVPCGLQGTLLS, via the coding sequence ATGAGCATCATTCCAAAGGTCAATTCGATATATCCAAAGTTTGCTATACCCGGCGGCGAAATATCGATCAACTGTGAGGGCTTCACGGTTGATCATTATCGCGGTTTTTCGGTCATCATCGGCGGCAGGCGGGCCGAGATATCATCGGCATCTTCTACGCACATCCTTGTCCGTGTTCCCGAGGGCATAGAACGCTCCGAAACGGAACTCATATTAAGCTCTGGCGGTGTGCAAAGTGCGCCGGTACGGTTCATTGTCGGACGCTTGATCGTGAGTGATATGCATATCGTGGCAAATCCCGCGGTCGATCCTGATGATGATTCGATCATCGTTACCCGATCGGGCGGCCGGGGTCAGCAGCTCGATGCAACGCTCTTTCGCGTCCGCGGGGATGGTGACGTTGAGGAAATGGCGGATGCGATCTTGAACCCGACCGGCGTTGCGTTCGGTCGTGACGGGACCCTTTACGTTACCGCGCGTGCGGAAGGCGAGGTCTATTCGATCGATCGCAGAGGCAGATCGAGCCTCCACGCCACGGGCTTAGGGGTTGCAACGGGGATCGCATTCGATCCGCAGGGTCAGATGTATGTGGGCGACCGAACCGGTACGATCTATCGTGTGGACAGCTTTTTCAACATTAGCGTATTCGCCTCGCTTGAGGCGTCGATCGCCGCATATCATCTGGCTTTTGGTCCGTCCGATCACCTATTCGTAACATCGCCGGGACTTGCGAGCCACGATCGTATATTCGATATTGACAAAGATGGCTCAAAGACCGCTTTCGGTATGGGTTTCGGCCGTCCGCAAGGTCTTGCGTTCGATACTGAAGGCAGGCTTTATGCCGCTGCGTGTTATCAGGGGCGGCACGGAATAGTCCGAATTTCGGCGGATCGAGGCTCGGTGAGCCATTTTGTTGCGGGGAACAATGTGATCGGCCTCTGCTTTTCTCGGAACGGTGAAATGCTTGTCGCTACCGGCGACAGCCTCTATTCGGTGCCGTGCGGCTTGCAGGGCACACTCCTGAGCTAG
- a CDS encoding DUF2911 domain-containing protein yields the protein MKNHAISFIFGLSILIAGVSLASAQRLQTPQVSQKAVVMQRLGLTDISITYSRPSVRGRHIFDNAPPEMVERGQGERTLDNQILRKTGEPIVPYGHVWRAGANEATVFAVNDDVLINGKPLPKGSYSLHMIPGTKEFTVIFNKDDGQWGSFGYDAAKDALRVTVKPEWLKSNTEFLTYAIEPAVSADGKATATATISLQWEKLRVPFTIEVKDLNSKALGHIREVAAAAKPDDAATPMAAANWARTNGFTDAGKEFLEQALRAVDKRIAKKAAFGDLRQKATILTGLGRHKEALATAEKALAEGKRSGAKPDDLKNVEKQIDDLKAKQ from the coding sequence ATGAAAAACCACGCTATTTCATTTATTTTTGGATTATCAATTCTAATCGCAGGCGTTTCGCTTGCGAGTGCACAGCGGCTTCAGACACCGCAGGTCAGCCAGAAAGCAGTTGTTATGCAACGGCTCGGCCTAACCGATATTTCGATCACGTACAGCCGGCCGTCGGTCAGAGGACGTCATATCTTCGACAACGCACCTCCGGAAATGGTCGAGCGCGGCCAAGGCGAAAGAACGCTGGACAATCAGATCCTTCGGAAGACCGGCGAGCCTATCGTACCTTATGGCCACGTATGGCGTGCGGGAGCGAACGAGGCGACCGTCTTTGCCGTGAACGATGATGTGCTGATAAACGGCAAGCCCTTGCCGAAAGGCAGCTACAGCCTGCATATGATCCCCGGAACGAAGGAATTCACGGTGATCTTTAACAAGGATGATGGCCAATGGGGCAGCTTCGGATATGATGCGGCAAAGGACGCCCTTCGCGTAACCGTAAAGCCCGAATGGCTTAAGTCGAACACCGAATTTTTAACCTATGCGATCGAGCCGGCCGTCTCGGCCGACGGCAAGGCAACCGCGACGGCAACGATCAGCCTGCAATGGGAAAAACTGCGTGTGCCCTTTACGATCGAGGTCAAAGATCTTAATTCCAAAGCTCTCGGCCACATTCGCGAGGTTGCCGCTGCAGCAAAGCCCGATGATGCTGCAACACCGATGGCCGCAGCGAACTGGGCAAGGACGAACGGCTTTACCGATGCCGGAAAGGAGTTTCTCGAACAGGCTCTGCGTGCCGTCGATAAGCGCATCGCAAAGAAGGCTGCATTCGGCGACCTTCGCCAGAAAGCGACGATCCTTACCGGGCTTGGACGCCACAAAGAAGCTCTCGCAACGGCCGAAAAGGCACTTGCGGAAGGCAAAAGGTCCGGTGCGAAGCCCGATGACCTTAAGAACGTAGAGAAGCAGATCGATGATCTGAAAGCGAAGCAATAG
- the hflX gene encoding GTPase HflX: MSTIHGFTRGLKHDQLRRIEKLGTRRVAPDSIVSPELARQMTELSNETGRQIGVLLNRKGQVEYVMVGTAKQIELPDFGRARVSEGRFRGLRCVHTHLLGEKLTQDDLTDLALLRLDLMSAIQVNRKDGLPGPVYSAHLVPTNAARLESEQDALPYEFLEPEHPAQLNTNFTELINSLEDEMARVRLAAPKRQAGRDRAILIGVTTGDIEAEIESLNELKELAGSANVVILDTVIQKRPQIDAKTVLGKGKLDEILIRSMRLGADLLIFDSELSPAQVRVLSEATELKVIDRPQLILDIFAQRAQSREGKLQVELAQLKYLLPRLVIGQNSAFSRLAGGIGGRGPGETKLETDRRRVRDRIAQLERQVDALGRQRNERRKNRVQKHLPLISLVGYTNAGKSTLLNTLTRSNVHAEKKMFATLDPTSRRLRLPYDQEVIINDTVGFIRDLPDALVSAFRATLEEIADSDLLIHVVDASNPRVMQQIASVNKIISDLHFGDIAQLIVLNKSDLLSDDEVEVLRRQIVLDSSAACVAISAIRRESLRPLVDAAASLLKVERPSYISDETANTSAAATAQ; encoded by the coding sequence ATTAGTACGATACACGGTTTCACACGCGGTTTGAAACACGATCAGCTTCGCCGCATCGAAAAGCTCGGCACCCGCCGCGTTGCTCCGGATTCGATCGTCTCGCCGGAGTTGGCTCGACAGATGACCGAGCTTTCAAACGAAACAGGGCGGCAGATAGGCGTGCTGCTCAACCGCAAGGGGCAAGTCGAATACGTGATGGTCGGCACCGCGAAGCAGATCGAGTTGCCGGACTTCGGGCGCGCCCGTGTGTCAGAAGGGAGATTTCGCGGACTCAGATGCGTACACACGCATCTGCTTGGCGAAAAGCTTACACAAGATGATCTGACCGACCTTGCTCTGCTGAGGCTCGACCTGATGTCGGCTATACAGGTGAACCGCAAGGACGGACTGCCGGGGCCGGTCTATTCGGCGCATCTCGTTCCGACCAACGCGGCACGGCTCGAATCCGAGCAAGACGCGCTTCCGTACGAGTTCCTTGAACCGGAACATCCCGCACAACTGAATACTAACTTTACGGAGCTTATCAATTCCCTCGAGGACGAAATGGCTCGGGTTCGCCTCGCTGCTCCAAAGCGGCAGGCGGGCCGCGACCGCGCGATCTTGATCGGCGTAACAACGGGCGACATCGAGGCCGAGATCGAGTCGCTTAATGAACTCAAGGAGCTTGCCGGATCTGCTAATGTCGTTATCCTTGATACGGTCATCCAAAAGCGGCCGCAAATAGATGCAAAGACCGTTTTGGGAAAGGGTAAGTTGGATGAGATATTGATACGCTCGATGCGGCTCGGGGCCGACTTGCTTATTTTCGACTCCGAATTGTCGCCGGCACAGGTACGCGTATTGAGCGAAGCAACCGAGTTGAAAGTGATAGACAGGCCGCAATTGATCCTCGACATATTTGCCCAGAGGGCACAGAGCAGGGAAGGTAAGCTGCAGGTCGAACTTGCCCAGCTCAAATACCTTCTGCCCCGCCTTGTCATCGGTCAGAATTCAGCATTCTCGCGTCTTGCGGGCGGCATTGGCGGAAGAGGCCCCGGCGAAACGAAGCTCGAGACCGACCGCCGCCGGGTTCGTGACCGCATCGCTCAGCTCGAACGGCAGGTCGATGCCCTCGGCAGGCAGAGGAACGAGCGGCGAAAGAACCGCGTGCAGAAACATCTGCCGCTGATCTCGCTGGTCGGTTACACTAACGCAGGCAAATCAACGCTTCTGAACACCCTCACGCGATCGAACGTTCATGCCGAGAAGAAGATGTTCGCCACGCTTGATCCGACATCACGGCGTCTTCGACTGCCGTATGACCAAGAGGTTATCATCAACGATACGGTCGGCTTTATCCGCGACCTTCCGGACGCACTCGTCTCTGCATTCCGTGCGACACTCGAAGAGATCGCCGACAGCGACCTGCTCATCCATGTGGTCGATGCATCAAATCCGCGTGTGATGCAGCAGATCGCATCGGTTAATAAGATCATCAGCGACCTGCATTTTGGCGATATCGCTCAACTGATCGTTTTGAACAAGTCGGATCTGCTGTCTGATGATGAGGTTGAGGTTCTAAGGCGGCAGATCGTGCTTGACAGCAGCGCGGCATGCGTGGCAATTTCAGCTATCCGCCGTGAAAGCCTAAGGCCGCTGGTCGATGCAGCCGCCTCACTGTTAAAGGTTGAAAGGCCATCGTACATTTCGGACGAGACAGCGAACACGTCGGCTGCGGCCACTGCTCAATGA
- a CDS encoding HDIG domain-containing protein → MKKRIEKMRSPAEKLLRRSYDVVSKPLTMLSDTQIFYVGFALFCLITTLLVHNPLWRAAPEPPYKVGDIVRQTVISPADINYTDAAATERLRAEAQTAVKPIFRYESNKSEATVQGFVSTWEKLQRLRDTSEKSAGTEARSQVKWDGAGGAETARVLLSRQFSRNEIDAVQSALRESSTGYIYDDSDRQYFKNQVFVFDRSKPNLQSNVAMPESTWTALSAARDKLRTRIEAIKSLSEKEAEAFYTATSIMIEPSISYDSVATENARETAAQNIKPAAVVLKRSQKVANQGDIVTAEMLSNIAAVQNYGASTRQLGRFLGILLLVIGLFWAAWKFVQHRGVVPRLALSPRKTFALIGFIVVVQTGVVAVLFRLAEFTADQNVQPPYNDPTLWALAIPFASGSLMMTLLADRPTALFVGLLNALITGFMAPRSFEFALVAALTSAVAVYGIGRYRNRQTVTMAGALVGTACVPLALALIAYSQQPFILNTVLLAVACSLASGITTAAITSVLLPICENFFGILTDVKLLELSNADLPILGQLALRAPGTNQHSHAVGQLAEEACRVVGANGLLARIGALYHDIGKIAAPEHFVENQHGRNPHDKLKPLQSAKIIISHVTYGTKLGREMGLPQRIVDFIPQHHGTRTLHYFLRRAQDSARPDEEISESDFRYPGPKPQFKEAAIMMIADSCEAGARSLAEPTPENIRFIVTKIVDSILGDDQLGECDLTLRELTQIRESMIRSLIAIYHSRVDYPGYVPPTSGQYKLSSAEVKVVGGVQFIDPKDIPVSPGGEIEDEAIDRSVEPGLADARSAK, encoded by the coding sequence ATGAAAAAGCGCATCGAGAAAATGAGATCACCGGCTGAGAAGCTGCTTCGGCGGTCATATGATGTCGTGTCAAAACCGCTAACGATGCTGTCTGACACGCAGATCTTCTATGTCGGTTTTGCGCTTTTTTGTCTGATCACGACACTGCTCGTTCACAATCCGCTTTGGCGGGCAGCACCGGAACCTCCTTACAAGGTCGGCGATATCGTGCGGCAAACGGTGATCTCGCCTGCCGATATTAACTACACGGATGCGGCTGCGACGGAACGGCTGCGTGCAGAGGCTCAAACCGCCGTAAAACCGATCTTCAGGTACGAATCGAATAAATCAGAAGCTACGGTTCAAGGCTTTGTTTCGACGTGGGAAAAGCTTCAGCGTTTACGCGACACATCGGAAAAAAGTGCGGGCACTGAGGCAAGATCGCAGGTGAAGTGGGACGGTGCGGGCGGCGCTGAGACCGCACGCGTACTGCTGTCGCGGCAATTCAGCCGGAATGAAATTGATGCGGTGCAGAGTGCATTAAGAGAGAGTTCGACCGGCTACATCTATGATGATTCTGACCGGCAGTACTTTAAGAACCAGGTCTTTGTTTTTGACCGCTCCAAGCCGAATCTTCAATCGAATGTTGCAATGCCGGAAAGCACGTGGACGGCTCTCTCTGCCGCTCGCGATAAGCTTAGGACGAGAATTGAGGCGATCAAGAGCCTTTCCGAGAAGGAAGCTGAGGCATTCTACACAGCTACATCGATAATGATCGAGCCGAGCATCTCTTATGACAGCGTCGCGACCGAAAACGCCAGAGAGACGGCGGCACAGAATATCAAGCCCGCTGCGGTCGTGCTGAAACGCAGTCAGAAAGTGGCTAACCAAGGCGATATCGTTACGGCAGAAATGCTTTCGAACATTGCCGCGGTTCAGAACTACGGAGCCTCGACACGCCAGCTCGGACGTTTTCTCGGCATCCTGCTTTTGGTGATCGGACTTTTCTGGGCGGCTTGGAAATTCGTTCAGCATCGCGGTGTGGTGCCGCGGCTTGCGCTTTCACCCAGAAAGACGTTCGCGCTTATCGGCTTCATTGTCGTGGTGCAGACAGGCGTTGTCGCGGTGCTGTTCAGGCTCGCGGAATTCACCGCCGACCAGAACGTGCAGCCTCCGTATAACGACCCGACACTCTGGGCGCTTGCAATACCTTTCGCCTCCGGCAGCTTGATGATGACGCTGCTTGCCGACAGGCCGACCGCCCTATTCGTAGGCCTTCTGAACGCTCTCATAACGGGCTTTATGGCACCGCGAAGTTTTGAGTTCGCGCTTGTAGCGGCCCTCACATCCGCGGTCGCGGTTTACGGCATCGGGCGCTACCGAAACCGCCAGACCGTTACAATGGCAGGTGCACTTGTCGGTACGGCATGCGTGCCGCTCGCATTGGCATTGATAGCGTATTCACAACAGCCGTTCATTCTGAATACGGTGCTCCTTGCGGTCGCCTGCTCGCTCGCGAGCGGTATAACGACGGCGGCGATCACGTCCGTCCTGCTGCCTATCTGCGAGAACTTTTTCGGTATCCTGACGGACGTAAAACTGCTGGAGCTTTCGAATGCCGATCTGCCGATACTCGGGCAGCTTGCGTTGCGTGCTCCGGGAACCAATCAGCATTCGCACGCCGTCGGACAACTTGCCGAAGAGGCCTGTCGCGTCGTCGGAGCCAACGGCCTGCTCGCACGGATAGGTGCTCTTTATCACGATATCGGCAAGATCGCGGCACCGGAACATTTTGTCGAAAATCAACACGGCCGCAATCCGCACGACAAGCTAAAGCCACTGCAGAGTGCAAAGATCATCATCAGCCACGTAACCTACGGCACAAAACTTGGCCGTGAAATGGGCCTGCCGCAGCGGATCGTTGACTTTATTCCGCAGCATCACGGCACACGCACGCTGCACTATTTTCTTCGCAGGGCTCAGGATTCCGCTCGGCCTGACGAGGAGATATCAGAAAGCGATTTCAGATATCCTGGGCCGAAGCCGCAGTTCAAAGAGGCTGCGATAATGATGATCGCGGATTCGTGCGAAGCCGGTGCACGCTCGCTTGCAGAGCCCACACCGGAGAATATCCGCTTTATCGTTACCAAAATAGTCGATTCGATCTTAGGCGACGATCAGCTTGGCGAGTGCGACCTCACACTGAGGGAATTGACACAGATACGCGAGTCCATGATCCGCTCGCTGATAGCTATTTATCACTCGCGTGTCGATTATCCGGGCTACGTGCCGCCGACGTCCGGGCAGTACAAACTATCGTCAGCAGAAGTAAAGGTTGTGGGCGGCGTACAATTCATCGACCCGAAAGATATTCCCGTAAGTCCCGGCGGTGAGATCGAAGATGAGGCGATCGATCGTTCTGTCGAACCCGGCTTGGCCGATGCAAGATCGGCAAAATAG
- a CDS encoding 30S ribosomal protein S1, whose product MTNEVINEVEETPVQEPAATDTIETTQAAAAEATTTEPTATAVAVDETSPSGDVDFGAILKEFEQEQTAYQPGELVQGKVVGISDRGILIDFGYKSEGMAPIEEFLGEDGQVSVNVDDEVEVVLKSLHSGDGPPVLSRTDAIGRKAWGELEKAFHDGTPVVGTVIDKTKGGLRVDVNGVEAFLPGSQIDSRPIHGLDQYKGQQIEAKIIKFSRRRNNVVLSRKVLTDEVINEQKLETLSKVDVGYVVEGTIKNLTEYGAFVDIGGIDGLLHVTDMSWGRLRHPSDMFKVDDHIQVKILKLDREKDKISLGYKQLLPDPWSTVIEVYPVNSKVKGTVSSVTDYGVFVELEPGVEGLVHVSEISWTRRAQSPKKLFNRGDVVEVQVLGVDTEEKRISLGMKQFQENPWATVDLRYPIGTKIHGRVRSLTDFGAFVEIEEGIDGLVHVSDITWAKKIKHPKDVLKKDQEVDAVVTAIDKAGQRLSLSMKDLTPSVWETFAATHRAGDTIKGKVTRFTNFGVFVELDEGLEGLCHISELSDERVDRPESIASVGQEMDFKILRIDQVEQKIGLSHRAVGKDDEPIVDSRMYSTEAKGGMASLGELANLRLGNAGEDAPADVDPEEKKRAKAEAKRQRAEEYAAKEAAAAADAASADEASSADASAEAETEASAAVEEPAATDAVQAEEATVVEPAAEAPVAEQAAAEDSETQSA is encoded by the coding sequence ATGACAAACGAGGTTATTAACGAGGTCGAGGAAACTCCCGTACAGGAACCTGCGGCCACAGACACGATCGAAACGACACAAGCAGCGGCCGCTGAGGCCACAACCACCGAACCGACAGCAACCGCTGTCGCTGTTGACGAAACATCGCCCTCCGGCGATGTCGATTTCGGCGCCATCCTTAAAGAGTTCGAACAGGAACAAACGGCATACCAGCCGGGTGAACTTGTCCAGGGCAAGGTCGTCGGGATCTCCGATCGCGGGATCCTGATCGATTTTGGCTACAAGAGCGAAGGAATGGCTCCGATCGAGGAGTTTCTCGGTGAAGACGGTCAGGTCAGCGTAAACGTTGACGACGAGGTCGAGGTCGTGCTCAAGAGCCTCCATTCAGGTGACGGACCGCCGGTACTTTCCCGCACCGACGCTATCGGCCGCAAGGCGTGGGGCGAACTCGAAAAGGCATTTCACGACGGCACACCTGTTGTCGGAACCGTGATCGACAAGACGAAGGGCGGCCTTCGCGTTGACGTGAACGGCGTCGAGGCGTTCTTGCCCGGTTCGCAGATCGATTCACGGCCGATACATGGCCTCGACCAATATAAAGGCCAGCAGATCGAAGCAAAGATCATCAAATTCAGCCGTCGGCGCAACAATGTCGTCCTTTCGCGAAAGGTCCTGACCGATGAGGTGATCAACGAGCAGAAGTTGGAGACCCTTTCAAAGGTAGATGTAGGCTATGTTGTCGAAGGCACCATTAAGAACCTCACCGAGTACGGCGCTTTTGTCGATATCGGCGGTATCGACGGACTGCTGCACGTAACGGATATGTCCTGGGGCAGGCTTCGTCACCCGAGCGATATGTTCAAGGTCGATGATCATATCCAGGTCAAGATACTTAAGCTCGATCGTGAGAAGGATAAGATCTCGCTCGGCTATAAACAACTCCTTCCCGACCCGTGGTCAACCGTTATCGAGGTCTATCCGGTAAATTCCAAGGTCAAAGGAACGGTTTCGTCCGTTACCGACTATGGCGTATTCGTCGAACTCGAACCGGGCGTCGAAGGCCTGGTTCACGTCTCAGAGATCTCGTGGACACGCAGGGCTCAAAGCCCCAAGAAACTCTTTAACCGCGGCGATGTGGTCGAGGTCCAGGTGCTGGGCGTCGATACTGAAGAAAAACGCATCAGCCTCGGAATGAAGCAGTTCCAGGAGAATCCGTGGGCGACGGTCGATCTTCGGTATCCGATCGGCACAAAGATACATGGCCGCGTACGCAGCCTTACTGATTTCGGAGCGTTCGTCGAGATCGAAGAGGGTATCGACGGCCTGGTTCATGTCTCTGACATTACTTGGGCGAAAAAGATCAAACATCCGAAGGATGTGCTGAAGAAGGATCAAGAGGTCGATGCTGTCGTTACGGCGATCGATAAAGCCGGTCAGCGTCTTTCGCTTTCAATGAAGGATCTTACGCCGAGCGTCTGGGAGACATTCGCGGCGACCCACCGTGCAGGCGACACGATCAAGGGCAAGGTTACGCGTTTTACGAATTTCGGCGTCTTTGTTGAGCTTGATGAGGGACTTGAGGGCCTTTGCCATATCTCTGAACTTTCGGACGAAAGGGTCGATCGGCCCGAGTCGATCGCATCGGTCGGCCAGGAAATGGACTTCAAGATCCTGCGCATCGATCAGGTCGAGCAGAAGATCGGACTTTCGCACCGCGCGGTCGGTAAAGATGACGAGCCGATCGTTGATTCAAGAATGTACTCGACCGAAGCGAAAGGCGGCATGGCATCGCTCGGCGAGCTTGCGAATCTGAGACTCGGCAATGCCGGAGAAGATGCTCCGGCCGACGTCGATCCGGAAGAGAAAAAGCGTGCTAAGGCTGAGGCAAAACGCCAACGGGCCGAGGAATACGCCGCTAAGGAAGCAGCGGCCGCGGCAGATGCGGCGAGCGCCGACGAGGCGAGTTCGGCTGACGCATCAGCCGAGGCCGAGACTGAAGCATCTGCCGCCGTCGAGGAACCTGCGGCAACCGATGCAGTTCAGGCGGAAGAAGCAACCGTAGTGGAACCGGCAGCAGAAGCCCCTGTTGCTGAGCAGGCCGCCGCCGAAGATTCGGAGACGCAGTCTGCGTAA